In the Malania oleifera isolate guangnan ecotype guangnan chromosome 1, ASM2987363v1, whole genome shotgun sequence genome, one interval contains:
- the LOC131162089 gene encoding pentatricopeptide repeat-containing protein At5g15340, mitochondrial has translation MTWPIRCALPLLPRRYRSLLRACARRTSLDVGEKLHARIVTTGLASSPNSFLHNALLHLYAACGCTWHARKLFDEIPPSHRDAVDWTTLMSCFARNGLLIDAIQLFTEMRKFGLKPDEVTMVCLFSACALVGDVVAGAQMHAFMAKMGLGFGVTICNAAMDMYVKCGLMDDARRLFEEMEESSVVSWTVMLVGVIRWEGVGSGRLWFDAMPERNEVAWTIMLVGYVEGGFSQEGFSLLGEMIFGLGYGLNHVTLCSILSGCSQSGNLNMGKWVHLYALKAMEEEMSIMVGTALVDMYAKCGKINTALELFKKMPRRNVVAWNAMISGLAMHGQGQDVLNIFPQMVKEVKPDDLTFTSVLSACSHSGLVDQGCHYFHDLESMYGITPKVEHYACMVDLLGRAGRLEEAEILVKKMPILPNEFVLGSLLGACSVHGKLWLGERLLQELLEMDPHNTEYHILLSNMYALAGRPDKANSLRQVLTKRGVRKVPGLSSIHIGGKVHQFNAGDKSHPQTLHIYIMLDEMIRKLRLAGYVPQTTCQVFSNNGTWDNADELEEKEQALFSHSEKLAVCFGLISTRAGVPLYIFKNLRICQDCHSAMKMVSEIYNREIVIRDRNRFHCFKRGSCSCSDYW, from the coding sequence ATGACATGGCCGATCAGGTGTGCTTTGCCATTGCTTCCTCGCCGCTACCGATCCCTCCTAAGAGCATGCGCTCGTCGAACTTCGCTCGACGTCGGCGAGAAGCTTCACGCCAGAATTGTCACCACTGGCCTCGCTTCTTCGCCAAACTCATTCCTTCACAACGCCCTCCTCCATCTCTACGCCGCCTGCGGCTGCACATGGCATGCTCGTAAGCTGTTCGACGAAATTCCTCCCTCGCACAGAGACGCCGTTGACTGGACCACACTTATGAGCTGCTTTGCCCGCAACGGATTGCTCATTGACGCCATCCAGCTATTCACTGAAATGCGGAAATTTGGGTTGAAGCCTGATGAAGTCACTATGGTTTGTCTTTTCAGTGCGTGCGCCCTCGTGGGCGACGTGGTGGCCGGGGCTCAGATGCATGCCTTCATGGCGAaaatgggtttagggtttggtgttacgATTTGTAATGCTGCCATGGATATGTATGTTAAGTGTGGACTAATGGATGATGCGAGGCGTTTGTTTGAGGAAATGGAGGAAAGCAGTGTGGTGTCTTGGACTGTGATGTTGGTTGGTGTGATTAGATGGGAAGGTGTGGGTAGTGGGAGGTTGTGGTTTGATGCAATGCCTGAGAGAAATGAGGTTGCGTGGACTATTATGCTTGTGGGCTATGTGGAGGGTGGATTTAGCCAAGAAGGCTTTTCGCTGCTTGGTGAAATGATTTTTGGGTTGGGATATGGGTTGAATCATGTTACCCTTTGTTCAATTCTGTCAGGTTGTTCCCAGTCGGGGAATTTAAATATGGGCAAGTGGGTCCATCTCTATGCTTTAAAAGCTATGGAGGAGGAAATGAGTATCATGGTTGGGACTGCTTTGGTGGATATGTATGCAAAATGTGGGAAAATAAACACTGCTTTGGAACTTTTCAAGAAGATGCCTAGAAGGAATGTGGTGGCCTGGAATGCCATGATATCTGGGTTAGCGATGCATGGACAGGGTCAAGATGTATTGAACATCTTCCCTCAGATGGTTAAAGAAGTCAAACCAGATGACTTAACTTTCACATCTGTTCTGAGTGCTTGTAGCCACTCAGGTCTGGTTGATCAGGGTTGTCATTATTTCCATGACCTTGAATCTATGTATGGCATTACACCTAAGGTAGAACACTATGCTTGTATGGTGGATCTTTTAGGTCGGGCTGGGCGTTTAGAAGAAGCTGAGATCTTAGTGAAAAAAATGCCAATTCTTCCAAATGAGTTTGTCCTTGGGTCCCTACTGGGTGCCTGCAGTGTCCATGGGAAGCTTTGGCTTGGGGAACGTCTTCTGCAAGAGCTACTTGAGATGGATCCTCACAACACAGAGTATCATATCCTGCTTTCTAACATGTATGCTTTGGCCGGAAGACCAGACAAGGCTAATTCTCTTCGCCAGGTTCTTACAAAAAGGGGTGTTAGGAAGGTGCCTGGATTGAGTTCCATTCACATTGGTGGAAAAGTACACCAATTTAATGCAGGGGATAAGTCACATCCACAAACCCTACACATTTACATTATGTTGGATGAGATGATTCGGAAGTTGAGATTGGCTGGTTATGTCCCCCAAACTACATGCCAAGTTTTCTCTAATAATGGTACGTGGGATAATGCAGATGAGCTGGAAGAGAAGGAGCAGGCCCTTTTCTCTCACAGTGAGAAGCTGGCAGTATGTTTTGGTCTTATAAGCACCAGAGCTGGTGTGCCTCTGTATATTTTCAAGAATCTACGAATTTGCCAAGATTGTCATTCAGCTATGAAGATGGTGTCTGAAATATACAACCGGGAAATCGTTATAAGGGATCGCAATCGTTTTCATTGTTTCAAGCGCGGTTCATGTTCCTGTTCTGATTATTGGTGA